The proteins below are encoded in one region of Syntrophotalea carbinolica DSM 2380:
- a CDS encoding Hcp family type VI secretion system effector gives MAIPGYMTILDDQGSKVEGPVKVAGREGTIEILGFDHELRIPTDNDTGSLTGTRKHEPFVFLKAFDNATPYLYKACSNGQTLKRIDLKWYRINDTGTEEEYFRHTLENVKLTSVKPTMHNVKDLDKERYPHLEAVACRYAKITWTYIDGNISFSDSWTEGR, from the coding sequence ATGGCTATTCCCGGCTACATGACCATTCTCGACGATCAGGGTTCCAAGGTAGAAGGGCCGGTCAAGGTCGCAGGACGCGAAGGAACGATCGAAATCCTCGGCTTCGATCACGAACTGCGCATCCCCACCGACAACGACACCGGCAGCCTGACCGGCACCCGCAAGCACGAACCCTTCGTCTTCCTGAAAGCCTTCGACAACGCGACCCCGTATTTGTACAAAGCCTGCAGCAACGGCCAGACCCTGAAGAGGATCGACCTCAAATGGTACCGCATCAACGATACCGGCACCGAGGAAGAATATTTCCGCCACACTCTGGAAAACGTCAAGCTCACCTCGGTCAAGCCGACCATGCACAACGTGAAGGACCTGGACAAAGAGCGCTATCCGCACCTGGAAGCGGTGGCCTGCCGCTACGCCAAGATCACCTGGACCTACATCGACGGCAACATCTCCTTTTCCGACAGCTGGACCGAAGGACGCTGA
- the tssE gene encoding type VI secretion system baseplate subunit TssE — protein MSQTIFDILTSDPSGESRGELRSSEEDLYLSIRNHLRRLFNSRRGSLTHLPHFGMPDIAALYLELPYTSDRIMSALRQCVIEFEPRLGHPHVRAIHHEDDRDVTQFELFGETPLGRRVKYIVSLYRTGAVEVATTWEQYTHG, from the coding sequence ATGTCCCAAACTATCTTCGACATCCTGACATCCGATCCCTCCGGCGAATCACGGGGCGAGCTCAGATCTTCCGAGGAAGATCTGTACCTGAGCATCCGGAATCATCTGCGGCGGCTGTTCAATTCGCGGCGAGGCTCCCTGACCCATCTGCCGCACTTCGGCATGCCCGATATCGCCGCCCTGTATCTGGAGCTGCCCTACACCAGCGACCGGATCATGAGCGCCCTGCGGCAGTGCGTGATCGAATTCGAGCCCCGTCTGGGCCATCCTCATGTCCGCGCCATTCACCACGAAGATGATCGGGACGTTACCCAGTTCGAACTTTTCGGCGAAACCCCTTTGGGTCGCCGTGTCAAATATATCGTTTCGCTGTATCGAACCGGCGCCGTCGAGGTGGCCACCACCTGGGAGCAATACACCCATGGGTAA
- the tssF gene encoding type VI secretion system baseplate subunit TssF: protein MGKYFDTEMRLLQEAAQDFARAFPEKARMLGLQDIKDCDPYVERLLEGMAFLTAEVKQRIDDDVPELAEALLSHVRPYFLRPFPSCCIMQFSPRPGQMRQTTTLPKGTSLTSKGVTLPDHTRQTVGERVSCSFRTTSDVTLQPLRLASFQLATAYHGRQEIQLHFQFDHDIAPDQLDLDSIKLYLHGDPATSMALYQALTAQAEEVSVTFPGEAVRPCVLGRQEAIEPCHLDAENLLVSSSGRGFLGFHLLHEYFCFREKYQFVALRNLNKVSWPKKCCEFMIHIRLAEALSDEYRLSRENFRLHCAPVINLFESTSEPISLTHKQTEYPVIADTNHPDGILIYSVNGVTGKQPATGKIHLYSALPSFNHRAGTDRYYHVSHRVREGRRHMTYLSVGGAMTERQEILSCDITACNGAIPREHLQVRDIKAPAQEFPSNVTCENITRPSRFLMPPDRPDYRLALVAHLTVSYNSLSSIDSFRQLLSLYDWSDQEQSGKRIRGLTDIRVSPLNRVYRGALLRGMDIQLSMEESEYISPADTYMFGTILHHFFSMYASINAFVQTGSRLSPSNSEITWEPLLGENFLI from the coding sequence ATGGGTAAATATTTCGATACGGAAATGCGACTGCTGCAGGAAGCGGCCCAAGATTTTGCCCGGGCTTTTCCCGAAAAAGCCCGGATGCTGGGCCTGCAGGATATCAAGGACTGCGATCCCTACGTGGAACGCCTGCTGGAGGGCATGGCCTTTCTGACGGCCGAGGTCAAACAACGGATCGACGACGATGTGCCGGAACTCGCCGAAGCGCTTCTGTCTCACGTCCGGCCTTATTTTCTGCGCCCCTTCCCTTCCTGCTGCATCATGCAGTTCAGCCCTCGTCCCGGCCAGATGAGGCAGACCACGACTCTGCCGAAGGGAACCTCCCTGACCAGCAAGGGGGTAACCCTGCCGGATCATACCCGGCAGACAGTCGGTGAACGCGTAAGCTGCAGTTTCCGCACCACCAGCGACGTAACCCTGCAGCCCCTGCGCCTGGCGTCCTTTCAGCTCGCCACCGCCTACCATGGCCGGCAGGAAATCCAGCTCCATTTTCAGTTCGACCATGACATTGCCCCGGACCAGTTGGATCTCGACTCGATCAAGCTGTACCTGCACGGAGACCCAGCGACTTCCATGGCCCTGTACCAGGCCCTGACGGCACAGGCGGAGGAGGTCAGTGTCACTTTCCCCGGCGAAGCGGTTCGGCCCTGCGTTCTTGGCCGCCAGGAAGCCATCGAACCCTGCCATCTGGACGCCGAGAACCTGCTGGTGAGTTCATCGGGCCGCGGTTTCCTCGGCTTTCATCTCCTGCACGAATATTTCTGCTTCCGCGAAAAATACCAGTTTGTGGCCCTACGCAACCTCAACAAGGTGTCGTGGCCAAAAAAATGTTGTGAATTTATGATTCACATCCGGTTGGCGGAGGCCTTGTCTGATGAATATCGCCTGAGCAGGGAAAATTTCCGTCTGCACTGCGCCCCCGTCATCAACTTGTTCGAATCCACCAGCGAACCAATTTCACTGACCCATAAGCAGACGGAATACCCCGTGATCGCCGACACCAACCATCCCGACGGGATCCTCATCTACAGCGTCAACGGGGTCACGGGCAAACAGCCGGCAACGGGCAAGATCCACCTCTATTCCGCGCTGCCTTCCTTCAACCATCGGGCCGGCACCGACCGTTACTACCATGTGAGCCATCGCGTCCGAGAAGGGCGCAGGCACATGACTTATCTGTCCGTCGGCGGGGCCATGACGGAACGACAGGAAATCCTCTCCTGCGACATTACCGCCTGTAATGGGGCTATTCCCCGGGAACACCTGCAGGTTCGAGACATCAAGGCCCCGGCACAGGAATTTCCGTCCAACGTAACCTGTGAAAACATCACCCGGCCCAGCCGGTTTCTCATGCCCCCCGACCGGCCGGACTACCGACTGGCGCTGGTCGCCCACCTGACGGTCAGCTACAACAGTCTGTCCTCCATCGACAGTTTTCGACAATTGCTGTCCCTGTACGACTGGAGCGACCAGGAGCAATCGGGCAAGCGCATCCGTGGCCTCACCGATATCCGGGTTTCGCCGCTCAATCGGGTGTATCGAGGTGCACTGCTGCGTGGCATGGACATACAACTGTCGATGGAGGAAAGCGAATACATCTCGCCGGCGGACACCTACATGTTCGGCACCATTCTGCACCACTTCTTCAGTATGTACGCCAGCATCAACGCTTTTGTGCAAACCGGCTCCCGGCTGAGCCCTTCCAACAGTGAGATAACATGGGAACCATTGCTCGGGGAAAACTTCCTCATCTGA
- the tssG gene encoding type VI secretion system baseplate subunit TssG: MGTIARGKLPHLIEDLLKNPSAYSVFQALHLIETNFGEETASGNETQGFIDLAPATEMTFPAGEIRHCRVDENARYRLELNFMGFYGVDSPLPQFFNDIATFDTPRGAELRGFLELFNQRLYHLLYEAWKKMNLHGSGDGRTSLYCRYLEALSGGGGTCRVSGRFDYAGILATRVKNSQSLADMLEDFLHCPVTVKQNIPYWIELEERTSLGSGLALGDNAMLGSRLMDVNSKIRLRIGPLPSRDAADLLPGRRAAATLADMIREYLDPTIQYDLELLIQPDAGYESMLGGGQAVLGWTTCLGQAGDKVNRVRLTGGSLDRQRET; encoded by the coding sequence ATGGGAACCATTGCTCGGGGAAAACTTCCTCATCTGATCGAGGACCTGCTGAAAAACCCTTCCGCCTACAGTGTCTTTCAGGCCCTGCACCTGATCGAGACCAACTTCGGGGAGGAAACGGCAAGCGGTAACGAAACACAGGGATTCATCGACCTGGCTCCCGCCACGGAAATGACCTTTCCGGCCGGCGAAATTCGGCATTGCCGGGTGGATGAAAACGCCCGTTACCGCCTGGAGCTGAATTTCATGGGGTTCTACGGGGTCGATTCGCCCCTGCCCCAATTTTTCAACGACATTGCAACATTCGATACGCCGCGCGGCGCCGAATTGCGCGGCTTTCTGGAGCTGTTCAACCAGCGGCTCTATCACCTGCTCTACGAAGCCTGGAAGAAGATGAACCTCCATGGTTCCGGCGATGGACGAACCAGCCTCTATTGCCGATACCTTGAAGCCCTTTCCGGCGGAGGCGGCACCTGCCGGGTTTCGGGACGCTTCGACTACGCGGGGATTTTGGCCACCCGAGTCAAAAACAGCCAGTCCCTGGCCGACATGCTGGAGGATTTCCTGCATTGCCCGGTAACCGTCAAGCAGAACATTCCCTACTGGATCGAGCTGGAGGAAAGAACGTCGCTGGGAAGCGGTCTGGCCCTCGGAGACAACGCCATGCTGGGCAGCCGGCTGATGGATGTCAACAGCAAGATCCGGCTCCGAATAGGCCCCCTGCCGAGCCGCGATGCGGCCGACCTTCTGCCGGGACGCCGCGCGGCCGCCACCCTGGCCGACATGATTCGCGAATATCTGGATCCCACGATCCAGTACGACCTGGAGCTGTTGATTCAGCCGGATGCGGGCTATGAGTCGATGCTGGGTGGAGGCCAGGCGGTTCTGGGCTGGACGACCTGTCTCGGCCAGGCCGGCGATAAGGTTAATCGCGTTCGGCTTACGGGGGGCAGTCTGGATCGGCAGCGGGAAACATAA
- the tssH gene encoding type VI secretion system ATPase TssH, whose amino-acid sequence MSTAQIKALLDKLNEHCLQALESAAAFAGMRGHFEVCIEHLVVKLLEKGEGDFDLILRHFDVNLDRLWQAMLDNLSRLRSGNRNKPSFSLQLLEWFERAWTISSLRDPQAQLRSGALLEALLDLAPRLPGTAWLSLEVVSRNLLQSHLAELIRFSVENPQLPSAAEAVVPSPATASVRSADTATPHLDAYTTDFTARAAKGAIDPVLGRNDEIRQIIDILTRRRKNNPILVGEPGVGKTAVVEGLALRIAENGVPDSLKKVRLVGLDLGLLQAGAGVKGEFEKRLKSVIEEIISSPTPIILFIDEAHTLIGAGGDAGQGDAANLLKPALARGELRTLAATTWSEYKKYFERDAALERRFQMVKVEEPSQDNAIVMLNGLKGHYQKHHGVLITDSAVEAAVSLSSRYINGRYLPDKAIDLLDTAAARICMGKAATPAEVDTAREHLTYIERRRKHLAEETAQGIPADVNLLADLQQQEEEARKQLTELEQRWQAERALVGRIQESRTGGKDALADLATLQRDLQELQKNSPLVQPEVDADTIARVVADWTGVPVGRMVKNDLANLLDFENTLSRRIIGQESAIHAIGQSIRCSKAGLRENQAPIGVFLLTGPSGVGKTETARAIADTLYGGERFMVTINMSEYQEAHSVSQLKGSPPGYVGYGEGGILTEAVRQRPYSVILLDEVEKAHPDVLNMFYQVFDRGFMRDGEGREIDFKNTVLIMTSNLGAETILDLCAPPEPVGEEEEPETPFAPPSHGALIEAARPALTAHFPAALLARMQIVPLRPLDRDTLRQIIAQKLDKVAQRLFDAHGIRMRCTPEVIDHLVGRCHTPESGARAVNTLIEQNLLPGISRSLLGFMVNEDMPQLMALEVGENGELECLFSDIVKEDEPQFAQAGAGG is encoded by the coding sequence ATGAGCACCGCACAGATCAAAGCTCTGCTGGACAAACTGAACGAACACTGCCTGCAAGCCCTGGAATCGGCCGCCGCCTTTGCCGGGATGCGTGGTCATTTTGAAGTCTGTATCGAGCACCTGGTGGTCAAGCTGCTGGAGAAGGGCGAAGGGGACTTCGACCTGATCCTGCGCCATTTCGACGTCAACCTGGACCGGCTCTGGCAGGCCATGCTGGACAACCTCAGCCGCCTGCGGTCCGGCAATCGCAACAAGCCGTCTTTTTCACTCCAGCTTCTGGAGTGGTTCGAACGGGCCTGGACGATCAGTTCCCTGCGCGACCCCCAGGCCCAACTGCGCTCGGGTGCTCTGCTCGAAGCCCTGCTGGACCTGGCGCCGCGACTTCCCGGCACGGCTTGGCTGTCCCTGGAAGTCGTATCCCGCAATCTGCTGCAGTCCCACCTGGCCGAACTGATCCGGTTTTCGGTGGAAAACCCTCAACTACCCAGTGCAGCCGAAGCCGTAGTGCCATCTCCGGCGACGGCGTCGGTCCGTTCTGCCGACACCGCTACTCCGCACCTGGACGCCTACACCACCGACTTCACGGCCCGGGCCGCCAAGGGTGCCATCGATCCGGTCCTGGGGCGCAACGACGAGATTCGTCAGATCATCGACATCCTGACCCGCCGCCGCAAGAACAATCCGATCCTGGTCGGCGAACCCGGCGTCGGCAAGACGGCCGTGGTGGAAGGCCTGGCCCTGCGGATTGCCGAAAACGGGGTGCCGGACAGCCTGAAAAAGGTCCGTCTGGTCGGGCTGGATCTGGGCCTGCTGCAAGCCGGAGCCGGGGTCAAGGGAGAATTCGAAAAACGCCTGAAATCGGTGATCGAAGAGATAATCTCCTCGCCGACTCCGATCATTCTGTTTATCGACGAGGCCCACACCCTGATCGGGGCCGGCGGCGACGCCGGCCAGGGCGATGCCGCCAATCTGTTAAAACCGGCCCTTGCCCGGGGAGAGCTGCGCACCCTGGCCGCCACCACCTGGAGCGAATACAAAAAGTATTTCGAGCGGGACGCGGCCCTGGAGCGCCGTTTTCAGATGGTCAAGGTGGAGGAACCCTCGCAGGACAACGCCATCGTCATGCTCAACGGCCTCAAGGGCCATTACCAGAAACATCACGGGGTACTGATCACCGATAGCGCGGTGGAGGCCGCGGTGAGCCTGTCGAGCCGCTACATCAATGGTCGCTACCTCCCCGACAAGGCCATCGACCTGCTCGATACCGCCGCCGCCCGGATCTGCATGGGCAAGGCCGCCACTCCGGCAGAGGTGGATACCGCCCGCGAGCATCTGACCTATATCGAAAGGCGCCGCAAACACCTGGCCGAGGAAACCGCCCAGGGTATCCCCGCCGACGTCAACCTGCTGGCCGACCTGCAACAACAGGAAGAGGAGGCCCGCAAGCAATTGACCGAACTGGAGCAACGCTGGCAAGCGGAACGAGCCCTGGTCGGCCGGATTCAGGAATCCCGTACCGGCGGCAAGGACGCCCTCGCCGATCTGGCAACCCTGCAACGGGACCTGCAGGAATTACAGAAAAACTCTCCTCTGGTCCAGCCCGAAGTCGACGCCGACACCATCGCCCGGGTGGTGGCCGACTGGACCGGCGTTCCCGTGGGCCGGATGGTAAAAAACGACCTGGCCAACCTGCTCGATTTCGAAAATACCCTGAGCCGGCGCATCATCGGCCAGGAGTCCGCCATCCACGCCATCGGCCAGTCGATTCGCTGCAGCAAGGCGGGCCTGCGGGAAAACCAAGCCCCCATCGGCGTGTTCCTGCTCACCGGCCCCAGCGGGGTGGGCAAAACCGAAACCGCCCGGGCCATCGCCGACACCCTGTACGGCGGGGAACGGTTCATGGTGACCATCAACATGAGCGAATACCAGGAGGCCCATTCGGTTTCGCAATTGAAAGGCTCGCCGCCTGGCTATGTCGGCTACGGCGAGGGCGGCATTCTGACCGAAGCGGTGCGCCAGAGGCCCTATTCGGTGATCCTGCTCGACGAGGTAGAAAAGGCCCATCCCGACGTACTCAACATGTTTTACCAGGTCTTCGATCGGGGCTTCATGCGCGACGGCGAAGGACGGGAAATCGATTTCAAGAACACCGTGCTCATCATGACCAGCAATCTGGGCGCCGAAACGATTCTGGATCTGTGCGCTCCTCCGGAACCGGTCGGCGAAGAGGAGGAGCCCGAAACGCCCTTCGCCCCACCATCCCACGGGGCCTTGATCGAGGCGGCCCGCCCCGCCCTGACGGCTCATTTCCCAGCGGCGCTGCTGGCCCGCATGCAGATCGTGCCCCTGCGTCCCCTGGATCGGGACACCCTGCGGCAGATCATCGCCCAGAAACTCGACAAGGTCGCCCAGCGGCTGTTCGACGCCCACGGCATCCGCATGCGCTGCACCCCGGAGGTCATCGACCATCTCGTCGGCCGCTGCCATACCCCCGAATCGGGAGCCCGCGCCGTCAACACCCTGATCGAGCAAAACCTGTTGCCCGGCATCTCCCGCAGCCTGCTCGGCTTCATGGTCAACGAGGACATGCCGCAGCTCATGGCTCTCGAGGTTGGCGAAAACGGTGAACTTGAGTGCCTTTTCAGCGACATAGTGAAGGAGGACGAACCCCAATTCGCCCAGGCGGGGGCAGGTGGATAA
- a CDS encoding type VI secretion system Vgr family protein, which yields MTPQNAANLSLNRAANISHFGFRIRSVPDDTFTVTGFSGKDHGISQDFRFTLTLTAQAELTASTVVGNRATMEMRWGGTPLFLHGLVDHFSRENDTPEAMCYQVIFTSPLSLLKQNTNNRVFLNRTVPQIIGDILRSAGFEQDDYAVDLTETYPLREFVIQYAETDFAFLCRLLARSGIFFMFESDAEKSRPRFCDRSAARPALPGVSALRYQPQTGTARAVETIYALHSHARLLPGTVRVTDYNYRTPETLLEASQQSAMGAALGENAVYGDHFKTIEEGQRMASIRAQALDTERMVYVGETDCRGLLPGYRLKITNHPLPAMNDDYLVVSVEHTADQGAALAFGEEAKGPTYTNRVRLIKAATPYRSPIPKHRQLVGTFTARIETTGTEYAYLDEQGRYHIRVDFDRGDAEAGQASHPVRLMQPYGGDNYGIHFPLRSGTEVAVTCVNGDPDRPIVTGALPNPQNPNVVTSDNHTQNIIRTVSGNELLMEDRQGQEKIELFTAERKNILTLDANSDGHKVRLATEEGKMEIAACKTMLIESGDTQTVQSGNDHIVTVENSQRMMTRNKEIAYQAATDFRLKAGDNIQFKAEKQNIAMTAGKDMVVDVARSLSMEVRNSDMELLVNRGNLHIKTARDTSVIGQGGGTITITQQNGTIQITKDGDLAISAGKITIQGNSINLKAGKISEN from the coding sequence ATGACTCCACAGAATGCCGCCAACCTTTCCCTGAACAGGGCGGCCAACATAAGTCATTTTGGATTCCGGATCCGCTCCGTGCCGGATGACACCTTTACCGTAACCGGTTTTTCCGGCAAGGATCACGGTATATCGCAAGATTTTCGTTTTACCCTGACGCTCACGGCCCAGGCGGAACTGACGGCTTCGACGGTCGTCGGCAACCGTGCCACCATGGAGATGCGATGGGGAGGGACTCCCCTTTTTCTACACGGCCTCGTGGACCACTTTTCCAGGGAAAACGATACCCCGGAAGCCATGTGCTACCAGGTCATCTTCACCTCGCCCCTGTCCCTGCTAAAACAGAACACCAACAACCGGGTTTTTCTGAATCGCACCGTTCCCCAGATCATCGGCGATATTTTGCGCAGCGCCGGCTTCGAGCAGGACGACTATGCCGTCGACCTGACCGAAACCTATCCCCTTCGGGAATTCGTGATTCAATATGCCGAAACCGATTTTGCCTTTCTGTGCCGCCTGCTGGCACGCTCCGGCATCTTTTTTATGTTTGAAAGCGATGCGGAAAAATCCCGCCCCCGTTTCTGCGATCGAAGCGCGGCACGCCCTGCGTTACCTGGGGTCAGCGCATTGCGCTATCAGCCGCAAACCGGCACCGCCCGTGCCGTCGAGACCATCTATGCCCTGCATAGCCATGCCCGCCTGCTCCCTGGTACAGTCCGCGTTACCGACTACAACTACCGAACCCCCGAGACGTTACTCGAAGCCAGCCAACAGTCGGCCATGGGTGCCGCCCTCGGCGAAAACGCGGTGTACGGGGATCACTTCAAAACGATTGAAGAGGGCCAACGCATGGCTTCCATTCGCGCTCAGGCCCTCGACACGGAGCGCATGGTCTACGTGGGAGAGACGGACTGCCGTGGACTGCTGCCGGGATACCGCCTCAAGATCACCAATCATCCCCTGCCCGCCATGAACGACGACTACCTGGTGGTCAGCGTGGAGCACACGGCCGACCAGGGTGCGGCACTGGCCTTTGGAGAGGAGGCCAAAGGCCCCACCTACACCAACCGAGTCCGCCTGATCAAGGCCGCAACGCCTTATCGGTCGCCGATTCCCAAGCATCGCCAATTGGTCGGGACCTTTACCGCGCGTATCGAGACCACAGGTACCGAATACGCCTATCTCGACGAGCAGGGGCGATATCATATCCGCGTCGATTTCGACCGGGGCGATGCCGAAGCGGGACAAGCCAGCCATCCGGTGCGCCTCATGCAACCCTACGGCGGCGACAACTACGGCATCCATTTTCCCCTGCGGTCCGGCACCGAGGTCGCGGTCACCTGCGTCAACGGCGATCCGGACCGCCCGATTGTGACCGGCGCCCTGCCCAATCCCCAAAACCCTAATGTCGTCACCTCCGACAATCACACTCAGAACATCATCCGCACCGTCAGCGGCAACGAACTGCTGATGGAGGACCGCCAGGGCCAGGAAAAGATCGAACTCTTCACCGCCGAGCGCAAAAACATCCTCACCCTCGACGCCAACAGCGACGGGCACAAGGTCCGTCTGGCCACTGAAGAGGGCAAGATGGAGATCGCGGCCTGCAAAACCATGTTGATCGAATCGGGCGACACCCAAACGGTGCAGTCCGGAAACGACCACATCGTCACGGTGGAAAACTCCCAGCGAATGATGACCCGCAACAAAGAGATAGCCTACCAGGCCGCCACCGATTTCCGCCTCAAGGCCGGGGACAACATCCAATTCAAAGCGGAAAAGCAGAACATCGCCATGACCGCCGGCAAGGACATGGTGGTGGACGTGGCACGAAGCTTGTCCATGGAAGTGCGCAACAGTGACATGGAGCTGCTTGTGAACCGCGGCAACCTGCATATCAAAACCGCAAGGGACACCAGCGTGATCGGCCAGGGCGGCGGCACCATCACGATTACCCAGCAAAACGGCACCATTCAAATCACCAAAGATGGAGACCTTGCCATTTCGGCCGGCAAGATCACCATCCAGGGCAACAGCATTAACCTCAAAGCCGGCAAAATCAGCGAAAACTGA
- a CDS encoding type VI secretion system Vgr family protein, giving the protein MSLSARQSRLHLELGDAGFSVLGLSGKEELNRPFAFDVSVLADSFAALLDCLGAPVSLFMTAPDGYERRLNGILTEARVETDLADGRSIVCLSVASRLALLQLRTDSRLILSETLPAIVRQTLCRNGIDENALRLELARQYPVRPSTLQAQENDLDFLLRLTGRQGMFIWTDAADDHEILHIADTTNRCPMLARELLTYTPNAGMETDKGPGKVGMLGIIDRAEMVPARHWVHDVHENAPEHPILSGRASDQANAPARDAAGTSAVNFGSGLANEEEAKHEAVIRAQRSNCIRQTLSIRTHAADLRAGAIIRLDTSGYSCTLGGDYLIVSVEHTARQYGGLGLTGQADSPYTNTAVLVRRETPWRPEIKPVGELPLIFSARIESRDELAQLDSAGRYNYRQYPDSNSAAHAEASASVRRLQPYASPSETLPAGWHLPLHDANEVLISCLNNDPDRPMLVGTLANPARRSVVTEENAHQNRLLTAGGNDLTMDDWRDKSAISLCTFNGHNMLHLNADVLGHRVNLVSSQGQMECYAKKTMATHSGDTLTETVSNNRLQQIENRHGTTTNKKEVHHQANTDGDISAAEHIQMESGQNTELTAGQDMRLDITESTRIQVREQDALIHIDSGSLTVQAEQAITIEGDGKGEIVFEQNGGGFRMAPNGDITLYGDEISLSADAINFYGPISKEVTAPDAVPATGVAEVLTAKAISDLASEQPSDAITILLEDFYGNELDGHFQKLKGRPWRFLSDMGDERTGVIKDHVIQISGVHINRCFQFGIKDIKLNIGED; this is encoded by the coding sequence ATGAGCCTTTCCGCCAGACAGTCGCGCCTGCATCTGGAACTCGGCGATGCCGGGTTTTCCGTGCTGGGCCTGAGCGGCAAAGAAGAGCTGAACCGCCCCTTTGCCTTCGACGTCAGCGTGCTGGCCGACAGTTTCGCTGCGCTGCTGGATTGTCTGGGCGCGCCGGTCTCTCTTTTCATGACCGCGCCCGACGGCTACGAGCGCCGGCTCAACGGCATACTCACCGAAGCCAGGGTCGAAACGGACCTGGCGGACGGGCGCAGCATCGTCTGCCTCAGCGTGGCATCCCGCCTGGCGCTGCTGCAGCTGCGCACCGACAGCCGCCTGATCCTCTCCGAAACCCTGCCCGCTATCGTGCGCCAGACCCTGTGCCGCAACGGCATCGACGAAAACGCCCTGCGCTTGGAGCTGGCCCGGCAGTACCCTGTCCGCCCTTCCACCTTGCAGGCGCAGGAAAACGACCTCGACTTTCTCCTGCGCCTGACCGGCCGACAGGGGATGTTCATCTGGACCGACGCCGCGGACGACCACGAAATCCTCCACATCGCCGACACCACCAACCGCTGCCCCATGCTGGCGCGAGAATTGCTGACATACACACCCAACGCCGGGATGGAAACCGACAAAGGGCCGGGCAAAGTCGGCATGCTCGGCATCATCGACCGAGCCGAGATGGTTCCCGCCCGCCACTGGGTGCATGACGTTCATGAAAACGCCCCCGAGCATCCCATTTTGTCCGGGCGTGCCTCCGATCAGGCCAACGCCCCTGCCCGGGACGCCGCCGGCACCAGCGCCGTCAACTTCGGCAGCGGACTCGCCAACGAAGAAGAAGCCAAACACGAAGCCGTGATCCGCGCCCAGCGCTCCAACTGCATCCGCCAGACCCTCAGCATCCGCACCCACGCCGCCGACCTGCGGGCCGGGGCCATCATCCGTCTCGACACCAGCGGTTACAGCTGCACCCTCGGCGGCGACTACCTCATCGTCTCCGTTGAGCACACGGCCCGACAATACGGCGGACTCGGCCTGACAGGCCAGGCCGACAGCCCCTACACCAACACCGCCGTGCTCGTCCGTCGCGAAACGCCCTGGCGACCCGAGATCAAACCCGTCGGCGAGCTTCCCCTGATCTTTTCCGCCCGCATCGAAAGCCGCGACGAACTTGCGCAACTCGACTCTGCCGGCCGTTACAACTACCGTCAGTATCCCGACAGTAACAGCGCTGCTCATGCCGAAGCCTCCGCCTCAGTGCGACGGTTGCAGCCCTACGCCAGCCCCAGCGAGACCCTGCCCGCCGGCTGGCATCTGCCGCTGCACGACGCTAACGAAGTGCTGATCAGCTGCCTCAACAACGACCCCGACCGCCCCATGCTCGTCGGCACCCTGGCCAACCCCGCACGCCGCTCCGTAGTCACTGAAGAAAACGCCCATCAGAACCGTCTGCTCACCGCCGGCGGCAACGATCTGACCATGGACGACTGGCGGGATAAATCCGCCATCAGCCTGTGTACCTTCAACGGGCACAACATGCTGCATCTCAACGCCGATGTGCTCGGTCACCGGGTCAACCTGGTCAGCAGCCAGGGGCAGATGGAATGCTATGCCAAAAAGACCATGGCCACGCACTCCGGCGACACCCTCACCGAAACCGTCAGCAACAATCGGCTCCAACAGATCGAAAACCGCCACGGCACCACCACCAACAAAAAGGAAGTGCACCACCAGGCCAACACCGACGGCGACATCAGCGCCGCCGAGCATATCCAGATGGAATCCGGCCAGAACACCGAGCTTACCGCCGGCCAGGACATGCGTCTCGACATCACCGAGAGCACCCGCATCCAGGTCAGGGAACAGGACGCCCTCATCCACATCGACAGCGGCAGCCTCACCGTCCAGGCCGAGCAGGCGATCACCATCGAAGGGGACGGCAAAGGCGAAATCGTCTTCGAGCAAAACGGCGGCGGCTTCCGCATGGCCCCCAACGGCGACATCACTCTATACGGCGACGAGATCAGCCTCAGCGCCGATGCGATCAACTTCTACGGACCGATCAGTAAGGAGGTTACCGCGCCCGACGCGGTGCCGGCGACGGGCGTGGCGGAGGTGCTAACGGCCAAAGCGATCTCCGATTTGGCCTCGGAACAACCCTCGGACGCCATCACTATCCTCCTTGAAGACTTTTACGGCAACGAACTGGACGGACATTTTCAGAAACTCAAAGGACGGCCCTGGCGGTTTCTGAGCGATATGGGTGATGAGCGCACCGGGGTCATCAAAGATCATGTCATACAAATAAGCGGAGTCCACATCAACAGATGTTTTCAGTTCGGCATCAAGGATATCAAGCTGAATATAGGCGAGGATTGA